Genomic window (Phragmites australis chromosome 21, lpPhrAust1.1, whole genome shotgun sequence):
aaacatttcaCAAAAGCTATAAAACTCCATTGTCTACCACTTTCTAGTTATAGCCTTTTGTATTTGAAGCCCCTAAGGTGGCCAAAACACGCTTTGAACATGACAGAACTTTCTGACAAtgcaacaacagcagcaacatTTAAGAGGCCATAACTGGAGTTCTACTCATCCTATGATAACGTTCTCTACGCCGTTGGAAATATTATGAAAAACTCTACAACTTTTCTTCAGATCGAATCCTAAAAAATATTCCAATATGATGGCAAAAACTGGTTTGATCTACTACTGTCCAGATTCTTGACAGAGAAAATTGGTCAAGTTGAAATAATGATATATCTCAAACTACAGATGCTATGAGGGTAATTTTGGTGCCAAAAGAAAGCTATTGAAGTCTCCTACAACTTTGTCCATGGTGGGAAAATTTATTTCAGAATCTAACATTCCCAAAAACGATGTTGAACAGGGACTGCACAAAACTGACGGTTTTCAGAATGAGGACGAAACAGATTTCGACCAAACCTAAACCTAAGCCCCCTCTAAACTCGAGATCTAAACCACAAAAATCAACCCAAAAGGAGGGGATTAGGGTGGAGAATCCTCACCTAGGGCAACCACGAGCAACTTGACAAGAGCTCAGggttttcctctttcttctcctccttctccttcccttctgcttcccttctccctttctcctcctcccttgctgCTGCACAGACCAGCAGCTCCACAATCCACAAGATGCAGATGAgaggggatgaggaggagctcaGCACAAGGAAAATAGGAGAGGAATTCCTACCTGGGTGAGAGGGGCACcggcccccttcttcctcctcctgatctcctcccccttctttcttcttttcccctctctttcttccttctacaTGCAGTATAGAAAAAGGTAGGGTGGCTGCTGctgtggggagggagagagcaggaCCCTAGggttaaaaagaaaaggatggtctcttttttctctttgaatcTCAAGCGTCCAATTCGCAGCTTCATGTTCCGAAGTCCGAACATAACATGTGAGTAGTCAAACGGAATCGTTTCAACGAGCCCTACACATCcgtggtctccgatcgtccatccgAGTGGCGAGTCAAAAGGTAAACCTTTTGCATCTTCTTTAAAATGTTCGATCAACActtatttatatgatttttggagcATTACAACATTTTTctcctcaaataataatataactagAATTGTGGCCCACGCTAATAATGTGGCTAGACTCGCTACATTAGACGTGAAGCTACAATATGCCACCCCAGTGCACTGGCACCAGGGAAAAACTTAAATCTCAGTTATGAGCTATTTCATTTCACCTATTATGCACCACATAATTCTAAACATGTGTaccatctagatctagatatattgAAGTGTGCACTCGGGTCTTACAAGCTCTAGCTTTGCCCCTGCGCTACATTATATTTCTTTAGTGTTTTTATTTGTAAATGTCATGTTATGGCTGCACTTTGTCTTAAAAGGATTTAGGTGATGATCCTGAAGGATTAGGATAATTTGCTTTAGTTTAAGATGCTTTAGACTTTTAGTGGCATGGGTGGTGAACATGAAAATATATGAAGATCGATAAGCCCATTTTCTAAGATATTACCGTGCCACAACATGTATTTTAAAATTGCAAATGTTACTTTGGCCTTTATTTCTTTTAACTATCGTGCTACTTCAGCTGTTGTAGACGCTTTGAGATAATGGGTTCATAACCATTAGCAGTGACATGCTCTCCTTGCTGACAGTCACATATATGCCATGCTTGTGCTCAAGGTGGCCCGCACATTTGCGCAGCTAGACTAATCATATTCATCAAATTTGTTTAAACCACACTGCACTATACCACTGAGAAAATGAGGAATTTTATGAAACAACTTTGAATGCCAGTTGTCACATATTGGAAGTACCACCATTTACTAAGAACAGGTATAAAAGCATGATATCCGGAAAAACCTATTGACCTTGGCTAACGGTTTATGCACCTTCTATTTAGCTATATGTATAGTTGTAGATGATTGGGAGCCATATCTTCTTCATATTTatgaaaaatataatatttaatttttttattctaatttgttaGGTTACCTAATTTATAATATTTGTACTTGTGAAAAAATGTTCTTTCTAGACGATGAATGGACAAATTTTATCTTACTAGTTAGTTGAGGGAACACTTAGAGAAAAAGAGCTACTATTTTGATGTATCTaaaatttgaatcatttttttGGCCACTGGATTTATACGGAGAGCAGCAAGATGTTTGATTGGACGTTGATGTAAGTTTAAGTCACTTCATGATAGATTGTGAAGAAACCCTTTGATGTTTTTTGATGAATTGGAAGAAAGAAAACGGTGAATCAAAAATGCATTTACAATTCGTGTGAGAAGCACTTACCTCAAGATGAcaatatccatcttcttccatctctctctcttatccCCAACAATTAGTGAACCTAGCAAGTTCGCAAAGGATGGAGATATTGAATTTTGACACGAGGTCCACGTTTCAGACGACGTGCCTATTGTATTGTGTGGCTTCCCTACATGATGAAGAATTGAAGATGAACTATTTTGCTTTGGATTAGAGAGCATGTGCTTGTTGTTCGCTCAATTTGTGTTGTTCGGCCTGGAACTTGCTGTTCCCGAGCACTTCCACGTCAAGCTATCCCCGAGCGTTGCATTGGAGCGCGCCACGGCCTCCGCACATGTTGTTATGAGCATACCACATCAAGCTGCCTCAAGGATGTTGACATGAGAAATACCGAGAGAGTGTTGCCACCCCTAAGCGTGCCCTGCAATTCAGCTCTCTTGCAAATCGATCAGTTCCAGCATGGCATCGTGACACATCCCATTTCGTGGTTCTACCATTCTTTCCCATCAGGGTTGGCCCGTCTCAGTTCTTGGCAGCCAACGAGGGACACCATGGAGTCTCCCTCTATGTCTCTCCCTATCTCGGTGTGGTACGGTGGCACGTTGCCAACGTTGATCCGTATGTAGTGCCACCATAGGACAAGCTCGTAGGTGGCCTTGGCCGTCTCTGTCGctcgctccctctcctcacatCCTCTCCCTTCATGCCCCCCTCATAGCACCTTGCCGATCCATACGCGGTGGCGCCACGGTTGACCTATATGTGGTGTAGCAGGCGCATCGGCACTCGTGCGTAGTGGGGATCGTCATATTTTGGTCGGATGAGTATGCATCAAGATGTGGATGGCCAGATTTGGCTCACTTGGTAGACAATGGCACGGTCCTGGCGGATGCAGCACATGGTGAGAGGAGACGCGCAGCTCGTGTTTGGAGCTTGGTGTCAGCGAGTACATGGCGACTGATGGCCTCCTCCTACGGCTTTCACCGTGAAGCCCTATTACCATGCTACTGCCGCGTCACCACATCACAAACTTTTCCCTCTGTGATGACGTGGTCCTTCTTGCCAAAGGCCTAGATGATACTCCTCACGTCCACTTCATCACGAACAACGCTAGGTTGCCATCCATTGTCTGCTCGTCGTGGCCTCATGAATACGTAGCCTCCCGTGGAGATCAGATCGACACAAAATGGCCAATGATattggtttcttcttctttcttcttatgcTATTTTTAGACGCAAATTATCCTATTTTAGAGTTGTATTATATTACTATTGCTATATGTATCAAATCAATGTTTCGGAATATACATGGATTCCAAATATGTTACATGTAATCTCTACCGTTATAAGCAGGGCCCACGACAATTAACGGCATGgatctttctcttcttccacCGATTAACATGGTTATTTCATTACCTTAGAGGGAACATGGAGGCTCATTTTAACACTAATAGCAATGTGGCTCATGCTAATAGCGTGGCTAGCCTCGCTGCAATATTTTATCAAGATAATATTTggttaattgtattttacattaactctttatttagatatttgattttttttctaagactatatttgatatggatccttttTTCTATCTTAACCCTAATTTCAgttattattgattttattttatttagactttttatttaaatattttgcttctcaaactgCATGAAAATCGAacgctaatttttcataatagttaattccgaatttagctatttattaatcatatttgatatgaattattttgtttaatctagactgttagatgttcataacaattaGTTATCTAGatcttttttttagattaacgtggtaattttatGACCTTAAAAAAATGAGCGTGGTTGctctttttatattttaaatattaagataatagataggTGGATGGTCGAACAATGTGAAGATGGTTAAAGATAAGATATTTAAGGTTAGAATGGGTCCGTGGGACGTCTATCCAGGAACAAATATAAGGTATTCAAACTTGACGAGCTCTCGGGAGTGATTGCAGCTACGGGGGCCTAGCTACAATGGCAAGAAGCCGACGTGGAAAACAAAGCCCATCTTCTTTATTCCTAATCAGCTGACACAGACGACAACAGCGAAATTGTTTAATCTGTATTCTTGGAGTTCCATATCTTTCTCCGACCCAAGTGTCAGTAACGTCGCCGAGAAAATTTTAGTAGTTTCAGGCTGCAGCAGCCTCGGACTGCCTCATCTTGGCGTGCTCGACCAGCCTGCCGGCGTCCGGCAGGATCGCCTTGGCCGCGTCGAGCGCGCCAAACCGCTCCATCCATGCGTCCAGGATCCGGCTCCTGGCTGCGTCAAAGAACCTGAAACCATAGAGCTTCTCGCTGGCGTGCACCCTGTCACGACCAGTACTGAGGCGGCGGGGAGACCAGGCGGGAGAGCTGATGGAGATAAGGCTGAAGGAAACGGTGACCAGGCCCAACGGGCTGAGAAGAGGAGGCGTCTTCTTCTcgtttctttcttcctctccaaaCCATCTTCTGTACCAGATGCTTAAAACTCAGTTTGTGATGAACATTAGAGCGACCAAGTGATTCGTGAGTATACTCGGATcataacatttggtatcagtGTCGAGTCGACCTGGTGGATCCTCCGGACTACCTCGCGCGACCGCAGTACGCGAAGCGGGAGATGGAATAACAAATGGCGGATATCGCAACGGCATTGGCGCCGTTAGAGGGGTTGATCAAGATGGTGGAGGACTTGTCGGCTTCGAACACGGCGATTCGCAAGACCCTCGAAGAGATGAGTCCAATGGTGAAGAGTCACACTAGGTGGAAGCGGGAAATGGAGGCGGCGGTGAGTGAGTTGCGTAGGGTGATGGCGGATCTACGTGCTAAAGTCAATCAGATCAGGATCAGGTCGAAGAGTTCTCTGCAAGCCGAACAGTGACCACCTCTGTTGTATGTACCGCCAAACCTGAAGAAGCTGAGTGAGCAGCGATCGTCTCATGAGAGCAGGGATCTCGAGCCAATTGGCCACGTCGTTGAACCATCTCACCTGGGGAGGGAGTTTGGGAATAACTCGGTATCAAGGACCAATGTAAACCAACGTGCACCACCAGTTCGTTGTGTCTGTGGGAGTCCTTCattcttgcaagttgcaacctcACTAGGAGAAGAACTCATGCCGGGAGAAGACAGATTGAGCACATGCACGAAACCacgtatactctaatactatcACCCAATACAGAAATTACTTGTTGAACTAAAACTCACGACACATCCACGACAACACTGCCTTATTTTCGTAATCAACAAAAGCTGAAACAGAGGGCAGATCTGCTCAAGACGCTCCTTCCTCAGTTGCCTGCACCGGCTGCTGCAGCCGCGAGCCGCGCCTTCATCACCTTGCCGAACTCGACCAGCCTGTTCACGTCCGGCGTGACCGCCTGGACCGCGTCCAGCGCGCCGAAGCGCTCCGCCCACGCTGCCAGGAGCGGAGTCTTGGCGGGGTCGAAGTGCTTGATGCCCTGCAACTCCTCTGCTGCGCGCACCCACCCGAGGAGTCCGCCGAGCATGACATCCAAGTACCCGACGCTGTCGCCGCCAAAGAAGGGCTTCCCCTTGAGTGCTCCCTCCAGGGTCTCCACCGCGACGTCCGAAAGCTTCTTCCCctccgccatctcctcctccgtcTTGCCCATAGACGCTTTGGTCCACGCGGCTAACAGCTGCAAGTCCACATGGATCACGCACCACGTGCATGCTTGATTACCAGATCAACGAAAATACAATCTTGCAGCGAAGGCGCTGCTAGAGATCGATCAGAAGTTTTG
Coding sequences:
- the LOC133904026 gene encoding uncharacterized protein LOC133904026, with protein sequence MSSSPSEVATCKNEGLPQTQRTGGARWFTLVLDTELFPNSLPRRWFGEEERNEKKTPPLLSPLGLVTVSFSLISISSPAWSPRRLSTGRDRVHASEKLYGFRFFDAARSRILDAWMERFGALDAAKAILPDAGRLVEHAKMRQSEAAAA
- the LOC133902869 gene encoding probable glutathione S-transferase GSTU6 yields the protein MAGGDDLKLLGMWSSPYVLRVQLALSLKGLTYECVEEDLKNKSELLLKSNPVHKKVPVLLHNGRPVCESSVIVQYIDEAFAATGPSLLPADPYERAVARFWAAYIDDKLLAAWTKASMGKTEEEMAEGKKLSDVAVETLEGALKGKPFFGGDSVGYLDVMLGGLLGWVRAAEELQGIKHFDPAKTPLLAAWAERFGALDAVQAVTPDVNRLVEFGKVMKARLAAAAAGAGN